GCGACTGGGCGGCCTGGGCGAAGGCGGGCCTGACCGCTCTGCCCGTGCCGGAGGCTCACGGCGGTGAGGGCTTCGGCCTGGCCGAGATCGCGGTGCTGCTGCGCGAGACGGGCCGCCATGCGGTGCGGGTGCCGGCGTGGGAGACCCTCGCGGTCGGCGCGCTGACGCTCGCACGGCACGGCACGACCGAGCAGCAGGCGGCGGTCCTGCCCGGCGTGGCGGCCGGCGAGACGCTGCTGAGTCCGGCATGGCTGGAGCCGGGCCGCCCGCAGGCGCCGGAGACCAGCTATCGCGACGGCACGGTCAGCGGACGCAAGACCGGCGTGACGTACGCCGCCGAGAGCAAGCATCTCCTGGTCACCGCGACATCGGCGGAGACCGGGGTCCCGGTCGTGGTGCTCGTCGACCCCGGCGGCGCCGGGGTCACGCTGGTCGCCTCGAGCGCCTCGGGGCAGGTGCCGCAGCACACCGTCGTGCTCGACGACGCCCCGGCCGAGCTCCTCGGCGAGGGGGCCCACGAGGCGCTCACCGAGATCGCGACCGCCGCCCTGGCGGTCGTCGGATCGGGCGTGCTGGCCGGCGCGCGCGACCTGAGCGCGGCGTACGTCTCGGGCCGGAGGCAGTTCGGTCGCGCCCTGGCCGAGTTCCAGGCGGTCGCTCTGCAGATGGCCGACGTCTACGTCACCTCCCGCACGCTCGACCTCGCCGCCGACAACGCGGTCGCCGCGGTCGCCGACGGACGCTCGTCGGGCACCGACCTGGCGGTCGCCGCCTACTGGGCGAGCCAGGTGGCACCCGAGGCGTTCCGCACCTGCCACCATCTGCACGGGGGCATGGGGGTGGATGTGACCTATCCGCTGCTCGCGTTCACCACCTGGGGCACCGACATCGCCCACCTGCTCGACACCCCGGCCGCGGCCGTGCCGGTCGAGACCGCCGAGTCGAAGAACCACGAGCTCACCGACGCGCAGCGGAGTCTGAAGTCGCAGGTCAGGACCTACTTCGCGGATCTCTCTCATCAGGGCGAGTCCGGTGACCCCGGACCTGAGGGCTCCTGGGACCGTCACGGCCCGACCTACCAGAAGCTCATCAAGCGGCTCGGCGACGACGGCTGGATGGGGGTCGGCTGGCCGAAGGAGTACGGCGGTCACGGCCTCGGCGAGGTCGAGCAGACCATCTTCGCCAACGAGGCGCAGTATGCCGACGTGCACCTGCCCGCGGTGACCCTGCAGACGGTCGGCCCCACCCTGATCCGCTACGGCACCGACATGCAGAAGGAGATGTTCCTCAACCGGATCCTCGCGGGCGAGGTGCACTTCGCGATCGGCTACTCCGAGGCCGAGGCCGGCACCGATCTGGCCTCGATCCGCACCACGGCACGCCTCGACGGCGACCACTATGTCGTCAACGGCCAGAAGCTGTGGACCACCGGTGGCCACGCCGCCGACTACATCTGGCTGGCCTGCCGCACCGACCCCGACGCTCCCAAGCACAAGGGCATCTCGATCCTGATCGTCGACACCTCCGACCCGGGCTTCTCCTGGACCCCGATCATCACCGCCGACGGCTCCCACCACGTGAACGCCACCTACTTCAACGACGTGCGGGTGCCGGTCGAGATGCTGGTGGGCGAGGAGAACAAGGGCTGGAAGCTGATCACGACCCAGCTCAACCACGAGCGGGTCATGCTCGGCCCCGCGGGCCGGATCGAAGGCCTGCGCGACCGCGTGCTGCGGTGGGCAGAGACCCGTGGCGTCACCGACAGCCCCGACGTACGCACCCTGATGGGCGAGACCACGGCCGTGTTCCGGGTCAACGAGCTGCTCAACTGGGCGGTCGCGAGGGCGGCCGAGGCCGGCGAGATCGAGGTCGCCGACGCGTCGTCGTCGAAGGTCTTCGCGGCCGACCAGGTGCAGCATCTGCTGGCCGACCTGATCGCGCTCGTGCATCGCCACGGCGACCCCGGCGAGCCCGAGACGAAGAGCCTGCTCGACTATCTCGACGCGCAGGCGAAGCGCAACCTGGTGCTGACCTTCGGCGGCGGCGTCCAGGAGATCCAGCGCGAGCTGATCGCGATGTTCGGCCTCGGGATGCCGCGGGTGCCGCGATGAGGAGCGAGATGACCGACCTGCACGGCCTCGAGGAGGCCACCCACGAGAAGATCATGGCCGCCGCCGAGGAGATCGAGGCGTGGGGGGAGGCCGCCGAGCGCGAGGCGCGCGACGTGGTCAACCAGCCCACGATCAACAACTGGCTCGAGGCGATGGGCCTGACCTCCGAGCGGTTCCACCAGGGCGAGGCGCCGCCGTCGATGGCCCAGGTGTGGACGATGTACGGCCAGGGAGGTCGTCATCCCGACCGCGACCCGCTGCACGCGATGATGAACGTGCTCACCGAGGCCGGCTTCCACGGTGTGCTGGGCACCAACTCCGAGCAGAGCTACGACCGCTATCTGCGCGTAGGCGAGCAGGTGCGGGTCACCACTGCGCTCGACTCGGTCGTCGGTCCGAAGGCCACCGGTATGGGCGTCGGCTACTTCGTGACGTCGAGGAGCACCTGGTACGTCGGCGACGAGCGCGTCGCGACGATGCTCTTCCGCGTCCTGAAGTTCGTTCCGAAGGGGAAAGCATGAGCGGCCCGGTGCGCCCGGTGGTCGGCCGGGACAACGCGTACTTCTTCGAAGGCACCGCCGAGCAGGAGCTCCGGATCCAGAGCTGCAACGCCTGCGGCGCCCTGCGGCACCCGCCGGGTCCGGCGTGCCTGGCCTGCGATGCGTACGACCGCGGCCACGTCGTCGCCAGGGGCGAGGGCACCGTCTACTCGTTCACCGTCGTGCACGCCCCGAAGTTGCCCGGCAAGGAGCTCCCGCTGGTGGTGGCGCTGCTCGACCTGCCCGAGGGCGTACGCCTCGTGGCCGAGGTGAGCGGCGTGCCGCCCGAGGGCGAGGACGCCCTGCAGATCGGCGAGCGGCTCGTCGTGGACTGGAACGTGATCGACGAGGAGCTCACGCTCCCGATCTGGAGGAGGCCATGAAGATGCAGACCGGCGAGAAGATCCCTGTCTGGGAGCTCCCGATCACCCCGACGCTGGTGGTCTCGACTGCGATCGCGACCCGCGACTTCCAGGACGTGCACCACGACCGCGACCGCGCCCAGGCGGCCGGCTCGAAGGACATCTTCATGAACATCCTGACCTCGACGGCGCTGTGCGAGCGCTACGTCACCGACTGGGCCGGGACCGAGGTGCAGATCAAGGGCATCGCGATCCGGCTCGGCGCCCCGGCCTATCCCTACGACACGCTGTCGTTCTCCGGCGAGGTCACCGAGGTGGCCGACGGCGTCGCCACCATCGCTGTCACCGGCGCGGTCTCGCTCGGTGCGCACGTGACCGGAACGGTGAGGATCGCCGCATGAGCCTGAGCAAGAAGGCCGCGATCGTCGGGATCGGCGCCACCGAGTTCTCCAAGGAATCCGGGCGATCCGAGCTCCAGCTGAGCATCGAGGCGACCCGGGCCGCCCTGAAAGACGCCGGTCTCACCCCCGCAGACGTCGACGGGCTCACCACGTTCACCATGGACACCAGCTCCGAGATCGCGCTGGCCCGCGAGCTGGGCCTCGGCGACCTGAGGTTCTTCTCCCGGATCAACTACGGCGGCGGCGCGGCGTGCGCGACGATCCAGCAGGCCGCGATGGCGGTCGCCACCGGTGTCGCGGACGTCGTCGTCGCCTACCGTGGCTTCAACGAGCGCTCCGGGCAGCGGTTCGGGCAGGTGCAGCCCTGGGCCGCCCAGCAGGTCAACACCAACGGCATCGACAACTCCTGGACCTACCCGCTCGGCCTCTCGACGCCGGCGGCGACCGTGGCGATGCAGGCGCGCCGCTATATGCACGACTACGGCGTGACCAGCGCCGATTTCGGTGCTGTCGCCGTCGCCGACCGGCGCCACGCCGCGACCAACCCCGCGGCGTTCTTCTATCAGAAGCCGATCACGCTCGCGGACCACCAGGCCTCGAGGATGATCGCCGACCCGCTGCACCTGCTCGACTGCTGCCAGGAGTCCGACGGCGCCGTCGCGATCGTCGTCACCAGCCCCGAGCGAGCCCGCGACCTGGCCCAGTCGCCGGTCGCCGTCGCCGCAGCCGCCCAGGGCAGCGCCGCCGACCAGTACGTGATGACCTCCTACTACCGCGACGAGATCGGCATCCCGGAGATGGGTGTCGTGGCCAAGGATCTCTGGCGCCAGTCCGGCCTCACCCCGGCCGACATCGACACCGCCGTCCTCTACGACCACTTCACCCCCTATGTGCTCATGCAGCTCGAGGAGCTCGGCTTCTGCGGCAGGGGAGAGGCGAAGGACTTCGTACGCGACGGCGCCATCGAGCTCGGTGGCCGGCTGCCGATCAACACCCACGGCGGTCAGCTCGGCGAGGCGTACCTGCACGGCATGAACGGCATCGCCGAGGGCGTACGCCAGGTGCGCGGCACCTCGGTCAACCACGTCGACGGGGCCGCGCGGGTGCTCGTCACCGCCGGCACCGGCGTCCCGACGAGCGGGTTGGTGCTCACGTCCGGATAGCCGGTTGAAACGTTGCGCAACTACTTGCAGTGCCCGGTCTCTCGTGGAGCGCCCGGGCACTGCAGGTTTCGGAACGTATGCGACATGAGGGTTGACGCGTGACGTGGATCACTCTAGGTTCGTCCTGCAAGATCTTGCTGCAAGATTCAAGCGTGCCGGCCTGCCCCCTACACAGACCTGGCGCGCGCCCTTCGACGCAGGAGGAACCATGGCCAGACATTTCATCGGGAGAAGGGCCATGGCGGCGGCGCTTGCCCTCTCGGCCGGAGCCGCCGCCGCGCTCACGACCCCAGCCCAGGCGCAAGCCGCGCCGCCGGGGGAGAAGGACGTCACCGCGGTGATGTTCGAATGGAGCTTCGCCTCGGTGGCAACGGCCTGCACCGACTCCCTCGGGCCGGCCGGTTACGGCTACGTCCAGGTCTCCCCGCCCCAGGAGCACATCCAGGGATCTCAGTGGTGGACGTCCTACCAGCCCGTCAGCTACAAGATCGCGGGCAGGCTCGGTGACCGCAACGCCTTCGCGAGCATGGTCGAGACCTGTCACGGCGCAGGGGTGAAGGTCGTCGCCGACACCGTCATCAACCACATGTCGGCGGGGTCGGGCACCGGCACCGGCGGGTCCTCCTACACCAAGTACGACTACCCCGGCCTCTACTCCGCCGCCGACATGGACAGCTGCACGGCCACGATCAGCAACTACCAGGACCGCGCAAACGTCCAGGAGTGCGAGCTGGTCGGGCTCGCGGATCTCGACACCGGTGAGGACTACGTACGCGGCAAGATCGCCGGCTACATGAACGACCTGCTCTCGCTCGGGGTCGACGGGTTCCGCATCGACGCCGCCAAGCACATGGCGGCCGCAGACCTCGCCGACATCAAGTCGCGACTGAGCGACCCGAACGTCTACTGGAAGCAGGAGGCGATCTTCGGCGCCGGTGAGGCGGTCTCCCCGACCGAGTACGTCGGCACCGGCGACGTCCAGGAGTTCCGCTACGGCCGCGACCTCAAGCGGGTCTTCAACGACGAGAACCTCGCCTACCTGAACAACTTCGGCGAGGGCTGGGGTCACATGGCCTCAGACGATGCGGCGGTCTTCGTCGACAACCACGACACCGAGCGCGGCGGCGACACCCTCAGCTACAAGGACGGCGCCGCCTACACCCTGGCCAACGTCTTCATGCTGGCCTGGCCCTACGGATCGCCCGACATCAACTCCGGCTACGAGTGGAGCGACAAGGATGCCGGCCCGCCCAGCTCCGGCGCGGTCAGCGCCTGCTACTCCGACGGCTGGAAGTGTCAGCACGCCTGGCCCGAGATCTCCTCGATGGTCGCTCTCCGCAACACCGCACGCGGCGAGGCCGTCACCGACTGGTGGGACAACGGCGCCGACCAGATCGCGTTCGGCCGCGGCGACAAGGCCTACGTCGTGATCAACCACGAGTCCTCCGCACTGAGCCGTACGTTCGAGACGTCCCTGCCGGGCGGCGACTACTGCGACGTGCAGAGTGGCAACCCGGTCACCGTGAACGACTCCGGACAGTTCACCGCCACCCTCGGACCCGACGCGGCGCTCGCCCTGCACGTGGGCGCCACGACCTGCGGCTGACCCCACCATCGCCGACCGTCCGACGCTCGCCCCACACGTGTCGGGCGGTCGGTCTCCAGCAACGCCCAGAGAGGCCTCGAGGTGAATCGAAGAAGCAGGACGGTGGTCACGATCGCCGGAGCACTGATCGCGGCGGCGTTGTCCGCGGCGCCGCCGGTGCCGTCGGCGTCCGCGGCGTACGTGGCGTCCGAGACTCAGGACGACAGGCTCGACCTGAGCACGGCCCACGCGCAATGGATCGACGCCGGCACGGTCGTCGTGCCGAGGGAGATGGCGAGCGGCTCGGCGACCTCGGCGGCGCTCGTCTACGACCGCGACGGTGGCATCGCCGTCGGCGACGGCGAGCTCGACGGCGCGGAGCACCAGCTGCGCCTGCGGGCCACCTCGCTCTCGGACGCGCAGAAGGCGAGATTCCCGCATCTCTCCGACTACGCGGCGTTCACCGTCGACCGCGGCGGCCGTTCCCGGGTCCGTGAGGCGCTGACCGGTCAGGTGTTGTTCGCCCAGAGCGGCGACGAGGCACTGGTGACGGCGACCGGGGTGCAGACCCAAGGAGTCCTCGACGACCTCTACGGCGCGAAGGCGACGAGAGCCGCCCTCGGGCCTGTCTTCAAGGCCGGCTCGGTCACCCTGTCGGTGTGGGCGCCCACCGCCCACGACGTGGAGCTGGAGCTCGGTGAGGCGGGATCCGCCGACACCGCTACGGTGCGGATGCGACGAGACCGCGCCAGCGGCGTCTGGTCGGCGACCGGACCAGCGTCGGCATGGCGCGGCAAGGCCTACCGCTATCAGGTCGAGGTCTGGGCGCCGAGCGTGCAGAAGGTCGTGACCAACAAGGTCACCGATCCCTACTCGCTCGCTCTGACCGCAGACTCCGAACGCAGCCTCGTCGTCGACCTCGGCGACCGTGCGCTGGCTCCCGCGGGGTGGACCACCCTGCGCAAGCCGAGGGCCGTGGCGATGAAGGACGCGCAGATCCAGGAGCTCCACATCCGCGACTTGTCCGTGGAAGACACGACCAGTGCGCATCCGGGCACCTACCGTGCCTTCACCGAGCAGCACAGCGACGGCTCCGAGCACCTGCGCGAGCTGGCCCGCTCGGGCACGTCCTACGTGCACCTGCTGCCAGCCTTCGACATCGTTACCATCGCGGAGAAGAGGGCCGACCAGGCAACTCCCGACTGTGATCTCGGGGCCCTTCCCGGCGACAGCGACAAGCAGCAGGAGTGCGTCATGAAGGCCGCTCCCGCCGATGCGTACAACTGGGGCTACGACCCCTACCACTACACGGTGCCCGAGGGTTCCTACGCGAGCGACCCGGACGGCACGGCCCGCACCGTCGAGTTCCGCGAGATGGTCCAGTCCCTCAACGAGGACGGCCTGCGCGTCGTCATGGACGTGGTCTACAACCACACCGCCGGCAGCGGTCAGGCGAAGACATCGGTGCT
The sequence above is drawn from the Nocardioides albertanoniae genome and encodes:
- a CDS encoding acyl-CoA dehydrogenase, with amino-acid sequence MGEETLDAVRSVVAEVLARESDRGDWAAWAKAGLTALPVPEAHGGEGFGLAEIAVLLRETGRHAVRVPAWETLAVGALTLARHGTTEQQAAVLPGVAAGETLLSPAWLEPGRPQAPETSYRDGTVSGRKTGVTYAAESKHLLVTATSAETGVPVVVLVDPGGAGVTLVASSASGQVPQHTVVLDDAPAELLGEGAHEALTEIATAALAVVGSGVLAGARDLSAAYVSGRRQFGRALAEFQAVALQMADVYVTSRTLDLAADNAVAAVADGRSSGTDLAVAAYWASQVAPEAFRTCHHLHGGMGVDVTYPLLAFTTWGTDIAHLLDTPAAAVPVETAESKNHELTDAQRSLKSQVRTYFADLSHQGESGDPGPEGSWDRHGPTYQKLIKRLGDDGWMGVGWPKEYGGHGLGEVEQTIFANEAQYADVHLPAVTLQTVGPTLIRYGTDMQKEMFLNRILAGEVHFAIGYSEAEAGTDLASIRTTARLDGDHYVVNGQKLWTTGGHAADYIWLACRTDPDAPKHKGISILIVDTSDPGFSWTPIITADGSHHVNATYFNDVRVPVEMLVGEENKGWKLITTQLNHERVMLGPAGRIEGLRDRVLRWAETRGVTDSPDVRTLMGETTAVFRVNELLNWAVARAAEAGEIEVADASSSKVFAADQVQHLLADLIALVHRHGDPGEPETKSLLDYLDAQAKRNLVLTFGGGVQEIQRELIAMFGLGMPRVPR
- a CDS encoding FAS1-like dehydratase domain-containing protein produces the protein MTDLHGLEEATHEKIMAAAEEIEAWGEAAEREARDVVNQPTINNWLEAMGLTSERFHQGEAPPSMAQVWTMYGQGGRHPDRDPLHAMMNVLTEAGFHGVLGTNSEQSYDRYLRVGEQVRVTTALDSVVGPKATGMGVGYFVTSRSTWYVGDERVATMLFRVLKFVPKGKA
- a CDS encoding Zn-ribbon domain-containing OB-fold protein, with amino-acid sequence MSGPVRPVVGRDNAYFFEGTAEQELRIQSCNACGALRHPPGPACLACDAYDRGHVVARGEGTVYSFTVVHAPKLPGKELPLVVALLDLPEGVRLVAEVSGVPPEGEDALQIGERLVVDWNVIDEELTLPIWRRP
- a CDS encoding MaoC family dehydratase, with the protein product MKMQTGEKIPVWELPITPTLVVSTAIATRDFQDVHHDRDRAQAAGSKDIFMNILTSTALCERYVTDWAGTEVQIKGIAIRLGAPAYPYDTLSFSGEVTEVADGVATIAVTGAVSLGAHVTGTVRIAA
- a CDS encoding lipid-transfer protein, with the protein product MSLSKKAAIVGIGATEFSKESGRSELQLSIEATRAALKDAGLTPADVDGLTTFTMDTSSEIALARELGLGDLRFFSRINYGGGAACATIQQAAMAVATGVADVVVAYRGFNERSGQRFGQVQPWAAQQVNTNGIDNSWTYPLGLSTPAATVAMQARRYMHDYGVTSADFGAVAVADRRHAATNPAAFFYQKPITLADHQASRMIADPLHLLDCCQESDGAVAIVVTSPERARDLAQSPVAVAAAAQGSAADQYVMTSYYRDEIGIPEMGVVAKDLWRQSGLTPADIDTAVLYDHFTPYVLMQLEELGFCGRGEAKDFVRDGAIELGGRLPINTHGGQLGEAYLHGMNGIAEGVRQVRGTSVNHVDGAARVLVTAGTGVPTSGLVLTSG
- a CDS encoding alpha-amylase → MARHFIGRRAMAAALALSAGAAAALTTPAQAQAAPPGEKDVTAVMFEWSFASVATACTDSLGPAGYGYVQVSPPQEHIQGSQWWTSYQPVSYKIAGRLGDRNAFASMVETCHGAGVKVVADTVINHMSAGSGTGTGGSSYTKYDYPGLYSAADMDSCTATISNYQDRANVQECELVGLADLDTGEDYVRGKIAGYMNDLLSLGVDGFRIDAAKHMAAADLADIKSRLSDPNVYWKQEAIFGAGEAVSPTEYVGTGDVQEFRYGRDLKRVFNDENLAYLNNFGEGWGHMASDDAAVFVDNHDTERGGDTLSYKDGAAYTLANVFMLAWPYGSPDINSGYEWSDKDAGPPSSGAVSACYSDGWKCQHAWPEISSMVALRNTARGEAVTDWWDNGADQIAFGRGDKAYVVINHESSALSRTFETSLPGGDYCDVQSGNPVTVNDSGQFTATLGPDAALALHVGATTCG